The DNA region ATCTGCAAGTCATCTACTTTACGAGTATCACATTATCCAAATGCATCTTCAGATTGAGCAATCTCAAGACGCTTTCCCTCTCACTCCCTGAAATCACAATTCGAAACGAGGGCTTGGCGAAGCTACTCTCCGGCTGTCCTGTTTTGGAAGAACTATTATTAACTGTAAAATATCACTGGGGCGAACTCATTCAAATAGAAGCTCCAAATCTTCTCCGATTGACTCTGATTCCTACTCCATGGAAGCTTCAAATCAATTGTCAGAAACTCGAATATCTAAGGCTAAAGCCCTATTTCAATTTGATGTACTTGCATGTCCAAGCACCCTCCTTGATCTCTGTTGAATTATACAGTATTTGGCGCTTTAGAACATTTGCTAAGGCGGTATGCGATGTCACTGCAGTAACACTAACTGTGTCGGCTGAATGTCTTCCAGGCACGACCCCTAAATTCCAGGTACGTTTTTGGTATATTTTAGAACGAATTATGCAGATATTATACTGAGTATTTTTGTTTGTGTCAGACACGACTCCTAGATTCCTGGTACGTTAAGGCCGTCGTCCAAGGATTTCCCATCTTTCACAGACTGCTCAAGTTGAAGATCAAGATGGATGTCGCGGATCAATTCAGCCTGGACACCGTATCTGATCTTCTTCGATGCACACCGAATCTGCAGTCGCTCGTTTTAACTGAATGCGAAAAGGTTTGAGTTTGGGATACTGATTTTGAAGAAGCATTTTGTTAATGGCGATGCAATTTCTTTAGCCAATTGACTGATCATCTCTTTATACCATTTTTCAATTTCAGCGACCGTGTTGTGAGGATTTGGAAGAGTGGGGGTGTTCATCATCAAGGTTTAATGGTGGGCCCTTTGAGGATTTGGAAAGACTGTTGAGGAATACCAACAGTGAAGAACTTCGATCCGTGATTCTGAAGACGCTATCAGAGACAGTGCCAGCATGGGTGAGTAATGAGCCCTTTGAGGATTTGGAAAGGATCTCGGTGAATATCAAGAGTGAACTTAGATCCGCGTTTATGAAGATGTTATCAGAGGGAGTTTCAGCAT from Zingiber officinale cultivar Zhangliang chromosome 4B, Zo_v1.1, whole genome shotgun sequence includes:
- the LOC121978769 gene encoding putative F-box/LRR-repeat protein At3g28410, encoding MDELSNSHRRHLQSELGEEDDYLSNLPDELLRHILSFLPTLDSIRTSVLARRWRHVWTCVPVIDFSDFELEPSIMKRFMASLGAGESVSRLHLTGDSIDNETPVYDSVKYAKSHDARHVSLLRFLFEDCRHPLFDLLFDWPSLESLNLQVIYFTSITLSKCIFRLSNLKTLSLSLPEITIRNEGLAKLLSGCPVLEELLLTVKYHWGELIQIEAPNLLRLTLIPTPWKLQINCQKLEYLRLKPYFNLMYLHVQAPSLISVELYSIWRFRTFAKAVCDVTAVTLTVSAECLPGTTPKFQTRLLDSWYVKAVVQGFPIFHRLLKLKIKMDVADQFSLDTVSDLLRCTPNLQSLVLTECEKRPCCEDLEEWGCSSSRFNGGPFEDLERLLRNTNSEELRSVILKTLSETVPAWVSNEPFEDLERISVNIKSELRSAFMKMLSEGVSAWESSLSRVNEPLKYLEWISVNIKSENIRSAFLKMLSERVSAWDRVAITY